The genomic segment ACTATCCATCATGATTGTTTCTCGAAGCTTGGTGCTAGCAAACTGTTTATAAAACCTGCTCCTGAAGGTACCGGAATAGTTGCTGGTGGTGCCATGCGAAAGTTCTGTGAAATGCTGGGTGTGTCGGATATTATTGCCAAGTCCTATGGTTCCTCTACTTCTGGCATAGTAATACGGAATGCTATTAAAGCGTTTTCGCTGGTGTGTTCCCCTGAGTATGTCGCTGGCAAGAGAAATAGAAAGAAGTCAAAATTTATTAGTAAAGCTGTTACCCAATGATTAAAGTTAATGATATTTTGCTCTCTTTGGTGACTCGTCGCTCAAAGCGACGCGGCAGGGGTATAGGTAGTGGGAAGGGTAAGACCTGTGGTAGGGGCCTCAATGGCCAAGGCTCTAGGACTGGAGTCACTCTTTCTCGTATGGAGGGAGGACAGCAGTCCTTCCTTCGCGCGTTACCTAAGCGTGGACAAAGGCCATTGGCGAAAAAGGTTTATTCTCTTGTTAGTACTGGGGACATTGCTTCTCTTATAAGGTCTGGGTTTTTTTCTTCGGGGGAAATCCATATTTCAAAGGAGTTGATGCTCAAGTGTGGCCTGATTAAGAAGAATTCTTTGGTTAAGGTTTTGGCTTCTGTTGATGTCTCACTTGTTGATCTTAAGATTTCTTCCTGTGAGTACGACAAAATTTCTGTTTCAGCTAGACGTGCTTTTGGATTATCCGAATGAATCAATCGAACTTTGGATTACTGTTTTCATCTAAAGATCTGTTCCACCGGCTGTGCTTCTTGTTGGTGGCTCTTTTGGTTTACAGGATTGGTACCTTTATAACTCTTCCAAGTGTCAATCCCGCGCATGTATCGGAGATCTTTAGTGCCAATCTTTCATCTGGCATAATAGGGATGTTTAACACTTTTTCTGGAGGTGCTCTTGGGAGAATGACGCTATTTGCGCTCAACGTGATGCCATACATAGTCTCGTCGATTGTAGTGCAGATATTTTTCTCGATGCTCAAGAGTGAAGGAAAAGTGAGTGCCGAGTTTATGAACGAGTCCAGGTTGTCATTTTATTCAAAATTGGTTGCGCTTTTTCTTGCTTTCTTTCAGGGTTTCATTATTGTTGCTGGTCTCGAAAGGACGAAAGCCTTTGTTGGTGGTAATGAAGAATTTTATTCTTTGTTGAAATATACATCGGTTTTAACCTTGGTTTGTGGAACATTCTCTTTGATTTGGCTTGGTCAGCAGATCAATTCTAGGGGTATAGGCAATGGTATGTCGTTGATAATTTTTGCCGGAATAGTTGCAGAGATGCCCGCTATTTTTGGCAATCTCTTTTCGGGTATTGGGTCTCCAGGTTCAGGCATTCTTGGCATTTTTGTAAGTTTGTCTTTGCTTGTTTTTGTTGTTTTTTTGGTTGTTCTTGTGGAACGTGCTTCCAAGAATATTCCTGTTCATTATCCACGTCGCAGGACTTGGGGTAGTACGCATGGAGACGCTGCTTCTAATATACCTGTGAAGATTAACGTTTCAGGTGTTATACCTCCAATCTTTGCTAATGCGCTTATTTTATTTCCTCTGACACTGGCGAATTTCTCAGCGGAGAGCCATCTTGGGGAATTCATTATTAGGTATTTTTCAGTTGGTCAACCACTGTATTTTCTGTTACATTCTTGTTTATTGGTATTTTTCTGTTTTTTCTATAGTGATTTTGTTTTTAACACAACTGAGATTTCTGACTCTTTAAAGAAGGGTGAGGCAATTGTTGCGGGTAGAAGGCCTGGCATTTCGACTAAGAGGCATCTTGATTATGTTCTTAGGCGTATCACGGTTGTTGGTGCTGCGTATCTTGTCTGTATCTGTGTGGTGCCTGAGATTTTTCGTAACTATTTTGGTTTTGATGCTATCATCAGCGGTACGAGTTTACTGATAATTGTAAATGTTATAACAGATCTGCTCTCTCAGATTCAGGTGCTTCTTTTCAGTTCTCATTATTCTTCTTTTTTGAAAAAGGGAGGAATGGTTTTTAATAAGCGATGAATTTAGTAATGTTTGGTCCACCTGGCTCTGGTAAGGGTACGCAGTCCTCACGGATTTGTTCTTATGTTTCGGCCTCCGTGGTTGACTGTGGTAAGCTTTTGAGGGTAGCCGCTCTTACTATGAGGCAGTCTGAGGATCTTAAAGCTGGAAAACTCCTTCCAGATGAGTTGGTAATAGGTGTTGTAAGAGAGAAATTGAGAGAGCTGATAAAAGTCGGGGATAATTTTATTCTTGATGGTTTTCCACGAAGTGTGGTTCAGTGTCATGCGCTATTTGAAATGTCTTCTGAACTAGAGTTCGAGATTTCGTGTCTTGTAAAATTTGAAGTTTCTGAAAGGGAAATTTTTGCGAGGCTTTTGGATAGGCTTGTTTGTAGTGCGTGTGGTGCTCTCCATGATGTTGTTTTGGGTAGGTGTGTTTCCTGTGGTAGCGTTGAATGTGAAAGACGTAGTGATGATCTCAAAGTTGAGATAATAAAAAAGAGGTTGATGCTATATGGTGCTGTTGAGCGGGATATTGTAAACTTGTTCAGGTCTAGATCTATAAAGGTGTTGAGCATAGATGCAGGCCGTTCAGTAGATGAGGTTGCAGCTGATCTTAGAACGCAACTTTTGATGTTTATATGATATATTTGAGCGTATGAGGTTTTTAGGGGTAAACTTGCCGGATAATAAGGCGGTTGTCGTTGCTTTGACGTATTTATATGGGATAGGCCTACCTACCGCGAGGAAGATTTGTTCTAGCCTTGCTATAGATGGATCTGCTAAATTGCCGGACTTGGAACAGGAGCAGCTAAATTCCATTATGGCATATATCAAGAACGACATTCCGTTTGAAGGGGAGTTAAGAAAGTCTGTTGCCTTTTCGATTAAGCACTTAGTGGATATCAAGTGCTATAGGGGGGTAAGACATAGAAAAAATCTGCCTGTTAGGGGACAGAGGACTAGGACAAATGCTCGCACTAGAAAAGGTAAAGTCAGGGTTCCTATTGCAGCTAAAAAGAGAGTTTAGTGTTCGATATACATGAGAGAAAAGAAGAGTATCGTTTCGGGTAATGCGCACGTTATTGTGACGTTTAATAATGTCTATATCAGTGTCACCGATCATCAGGGAAATGTGCAAGGTTGGGCCAGTTCTGGCTCGGTTGGCTTTAAGGGTAATAAGAAGTCCACTGCGTATGCTGCGCAGTCTGTTGCAACGACCTTAATGACCAAGCTGAAGCGCATTGGGTTAAAGATCCTTAATGTTCATTTGAGTGGTTCCAATCCAATTAGGGAAGCTGCGCTGCGTGCGATTCGCAATTCGGGCATCGTAATCATCTCCCTTCAGGACATGACGCCTGTTCCACATAATGGAGTAAGGTTGAGAAGAAGGCGTAGGGTCTAGTCTTTTATATATGATTTTTGACGTTGTGTAGTTTATTATGAGTGCTGTCTTAGATAAGGGTTCTTTAGTCGATGTTTTTTCTTCTCCTTCTGTTGTTTTTAACCAAATCCGAGAAGGGTACTGTGCCGAGTTCATTGTTGAGCCCTTGCGTGTGGGCTTTGGGCTGACAATTGGGAATGCGATGCGTAGGGTTCTCCTTTCATCCCTTAGTGGTTTTGCGATAAGTGCTGTTGGGATTAAGGGTTTAACTCACGAGTTTTCTTGTATACCTGGAGTGCGTGAGGATTTTGCTGACCTTGCGCTCAACTTAAAAAAAGTGGTTTTAAAGAGCATTTCTGGTGCTACATGCGGAAATTTGCATCTTTCAGTTACGGATGGAGGTGCTGTGTTCTCTAATATGATTTCTCCTAGTCACGACTTCGAAGTTGTTAATGGGGATTTGCTGATATGTAATGTTGCTGAGGGGGTTTCATTAGAGATGGAAATGAAGGTGAGTAGCGGTTTCGGATATGTGTCGTCTGTCTCTGTCAGGAAAGATGAATATGACCTTGAAGGTGCTGTCCCAATAGACGCAATTTATAATCCTGTTCGTGCTGTTAATTTTACAGTCAAGCCTACTAGTGCTGGCAGCTTTGCTGGGCACGACAAGTTGATTCTTTATGTTGAAACAAATGGTGCCATGGATCCAAAGACTGCTGTTCTTGAGGCAAGTAAGATATTGTCGACTCAGGCAAGGTGTTTTCTTAATATTGCGGACCCCGAACATCGAGTTCATGGAGTTCCCTGTGGTGTTTCCACTTCTGACAGGAATGATGCCAGTGATCTTTTGTCTGCGCGCATCGATCGTTTATATTTGTCTGCAAGAGCAAGGAAATGTCTCAATGGAGAGAATATAGTTTACATAAGGGATTTGGTTTCTAGAACAGAGGCTGATTTGTTGAAAGCACCAAACTTCGGTAGGCGCTCTTTAGAAGAAGTAAAAAAAGAGCTGTTTAGCAAGGGATTGAGTCTTGGTATGAATCTCGATAGTCATGGTTGAACTTTATGGGAATTTATTATGAAGCACAGGGTAAAGAAGCATAGATTATCAAGGAATTCCTCACATAGGATGTCACTTATCTGCAATCTTTCCGTCTCAATAATAGAGCACGGGCGGTTGCAGACTACTTTGGCTAAGGCCAGGGCTCTGAGGCCGTTTATTGAAAAGTTAATTACTAAAGCTAGAGTACCAGACTCGTTATCTGTTAGGAGGCTTTTGCTTTCTCGTATCAAGAACGAGGCTGCGGTTACAAAACTTATCAATGAGGTTGCACGGCGTTATACAGATCGTCCAGGCGGTTACTGTAGGATTGTTAAGACCGGATACAGAGTCGGTGATGCTGCTCCAATGGCTATCATAGAATTTGTATAAAAATTCACTTGCACCTTCCTAGTCTTTTGCAAATTTTGTGAGAAAATCCCTGAGCGACCTGAGATGTTCCGTTGCCATTTCGAGCTCTGTTTGATTGGGATCTCCTTCCAGTGCTGAGCGCGCACCTCTTATGGTCATTCCTCTTTTGTGAAGTAGCTCTTGTATTTTCTGTATTGCCTTTATATCGCTTTGTGTGTAAAGTCTTTTCCCAGATTGTCTTTTTGGTTTAAGTGTCTCAGGGAACTGAGTTTCCCAGTATCTCAACACATACTCTTTTAGTCCTATAATTTCTGCAACTTCACGTATCGAATAGTATAGCTTTCCCTTCTCAAAACAAAACATATGCAATAATTGAAATCATTATGAAGGTAGCAAATGCTGCGAGTAGATCGTCAAGCATCACTCCAAAACCACCATGTATATTTTTTTGCACGAAACTTATGGGCCAGGGTTTTACGATATCGAAAAATCTGAACAGTACAAACGATGTGACGCACAGAAGCAACATGATGGAAAGCTCAAAGCTACTCCTAAAGACATAACTGATACATATAAACAAAATTAGTTGTGCGACCAGCTCATCTATTATGACTTCCTTTGGATCCTTCAAGGAGTAGGTTGTTTCATATTTATCACAGCTCCAGATGCCAATCAGAAACAAAAATGATGAGATCAGGATAACATACGCAATGGAGAGAGGGAAAAATATAATCAACGGGAGAAAAACAAATGCAAGTATGCTACCCAGTGTACCAGGTAACGGAGAAAGGTAACCGATACCAAAGCATGTCGCACATTTTGTAAATACGTCCTGCTTTCTTTCCTTACGACTTTGCATTGGGAGCAAGGATGATAAAAAAATTATTGTTATTCTGTACAATCTCTTTTTCCAATTTACCAACCTCAGATCCGACTTCCTCTACGACCTTGTTCAGTAAGTTAATAGCAAGGTTTTTGTTAGTCATTTCCCTACCACGGAGTCTCACTACAACTTTTACTTTGTCTTCCTCCTGCAAAAACTCCCTAATTTTTTTGAGTTTTGTACTCAGATCGCCTGCTCCTATGGATTGGCGTAACTGAACCTCTTTTATCGTAGAGGATTTTTGTTTTCTCCGTTTTAGGTTGGACTCCTTCTTTGCCTCGTACTTATATTTTCCGTAGTCCAATATTTTACATATCGGTGGAAATACAGCTGAGGATACCTCCACCAAGTCTAAATTCCTGCTTTTTGCCAGCTGCAACGCTTCCGCGATCTTCATCACTCCCATGAACTTATCGTTCACGTCTATCACTCTTACTTCGTTGTTCGCGTTTGCGTAACTCCAGACAATTCTTTTGTCTGTATTAGACCTACTTGGAGTACGGTTAGTAAAACTTTTTTCTTTATTCTTCAAATTTATTGAACCTCAAATTCTTCTTATATTAGTACTACTTATTTATCTAACATTGAACTCCCTCAATATATCCCCAAGGGCTGTATCAACTGTCTTCACTTCAGATTCACTTGAACCCATTCTTCGTACCGTGACGCTATTGCTTTTTTCCTCAATCCTACCGATGATCCACAAAATTGGGACCCTTCTTGTAGTATGATATCTGATTTTGTAATCAATTCTTTGATTGCTAAAGTCAGAGACAGCACGTATACCTGTTTTGGATAGATGGTTCAGTAGCGACTTTGCATATTCTTCAACCTTTTCCGTAATGGTGAGGACTGCTACCTGTGTGGGAGCGAGCCACAATGGAAATTTGCCATCATAATGTTCAATCAGGATACCCAAGAAACGTTCAAACGTACCTAAAATAGCTCTGTGCAGCATTACAGGGTGCTGCTTTTTCCCTTCATGGTCTATATAGGTTGCATCCAGACGTTCAGGCAACACAAAATCTACCTGCAAAGTTCCACATTGCCATTTTCTTTTTAGTGCATCTACCAGTACAAACTCTATTTTTGGTCCATAGAACGCTCCTTCTCCGGGGTTGAGTGTATAAATCAACCCTGCTTTATCCATCGCAGATTTCAGAGCAATCTCTGCCTTATCCCAGGTTTCGTCATTTCCAAGACGTACTTCTGGGCGATCTGAAAAGCGCACCTCTACTTCTGTGAATCCAAGATCCCTGTAGACCTCTTTTAGTAATCCGCAAAACGCAATAGTCTCGTCACAGATTTGCTGAGGTGTACAGAAAATATGTGCATCATCCTGAACAAAACCTCTGACCCTCATTAGACCATGCAGTGCTCCAGAAGCTTCATTTCTGTGACACATACCAAATTCTGCTAGCCGCAGTGGCAAATCTCTATAACTTTTTAGAGACTGCTTGTAGACCTCAATATGTGCAGGACAGTTCATCGGTTTTAGTGAAAATTCACCATCATCCGATCTTATAACGAACATATTCTCTTTGAACTTAGACCAATGTCCTGATCTTTCCCACAGGCATTTGTTGTATACGAGTGGAGTTTTTACCTCGCGATAACCGTGTGTCTTGAGCTTGTTACGGATGTAATTCTCCAATACTCTGTAAAGGATGAAGCCATTCTCGTGCCAAAAGACCTGTCCTTGAGCTTCTTCTTGTAGATGAAAAAGTTCCATTGTCTTGCCAATAGCACGATGATCCCTCTTTTTTGCTTCATGTAGGAAGGAAAGATAAGCTTCCAATCCGTCTTTTGTTGCCCATGCGGTGCCATATATACGCTGCAAAGAGTCGCTTTTTGCGTCACCAAGCCAGTAAGCAGTCGATACCTTCAGTAATTTAAAATGTTTCAACCAACCTGTCGAAGGGGCATGCGGACCACGGCACAAGTCAATAAAATCACCCTGCTTGTATATAGAAATCTTTTCTTCAGGCGGAATCCTACTGATAAGTTCAACCTTATACTTTTCGCCCTTTTTTTGGAAAAACGAAACTGCATCGTCTCTGCTCCATTCTTCACGTATTATCCGGTAGTTCCTCTGAATGATTTCTCTAATCTTCTCTTCTATTTTTTCGAAATCACTGTCGGAGAAAGCGATGGGAGTAGAAAAGTCATAATAAAAACCATCATCAATGACTGGTCCTATTCCTAATTTCGTTTCTGGGTATAGTTCCTGTACTGCTTGTGCCATGACATGAGCACAATCATGTCTTAGTATCTCAATTCCCGCTTCGCTTTCGAGGAGAATGGGTTCTATATTTGCATCACAGTCGAGACGGTAAGAGAGATCAACACTAACCCCATTTACCGAAGCTGCAATTGTCTTAGAAAAAATCTCAGCATCAAAATCAGATATTACAGATCCAACGGTCTTACCAGAGGATAGGCTGAAAGAAGATGACAAAAGAGTTACGGTTAACACGACACGTCCCAAATGTGACTCTCAACCAAAAGTAGCACCGCGAACACAGGATCCAAAAAAATGCTCCTAAGAAACTCTAAAAACCCGTGATCTCGGTGCGATTCGAACGCACGACCCTTTGATTAAAAGTCAAATGCTCTGCCTACTGAGCTACGAGATCAACTGACCGAGATTTTACAATGAAAGGATGAAAGAATCAATTATAATGTGGGAAAAGAGGGCAATTTCAGAACATTTTTAATAGGGGAATCATATTTTGTTCGGTACCAATTACCAACTCTTCATTTTTGTCTTGCATGCATATGTGTAGTGTATCATGGCTCTTATCTACAAAGTGACGCACCTTCACAAGAAATCCATGTACTTTTTGTGCTGTGAGGCCGCTGTCCAGGCTTTTCTCAATCGATGACAGTAAATAACTTGCACCCTGTACTGCTAGGCATATTTTACCTTTGGCAATGGATACGTAACCTGGTGAAAGTGCCATTTTTCCACTTATGTTACACCTGTGTTCCGGTGTTGATATATCAAGCTTTTTCACATCTAACGTATAAGTAGGAGGTCTCTCAGATAAATTTACTAGTGTTATGTCGGTTTCGATTTTTTTTGTACCTTCACCGAGGCTGAGGGTGAGGTCAATGGTACTTTCTAGTGAGTTTTTCTGTGAATAGCTCATCCTAAAAGCAATGTCGAAGAGCATCGTATCACTTTCAGTGTTTTTGTTCTGTAGATAACACTCTAGGTTGTCTTTCCTAATTGAAATGGCAAGACCATTTTGCCCAGCTGGCATACTTGATATAGATGCTTCATCGATGTTCTTACAGTGAAACTGTCCATCGACCGCAGAAATAACAACTGTTGCAGTTGGATTATTTACTTTTATCTCATTCTTCCAAGGGGCACTGGTGAAGATAAGCTTATCGAACCGCACAAGCAGCGGTTTGTTCAGGTTATCTATTTTGAGAATCGGCTTTGTGAAGGAAACTCTGGATCTGTACTCGAAAAATCCTTCAAGTTGGTAGCCTGAATATTCAAAAAGTGAGAAACTGCCTAGTGTGGAAACAATATTATTCTTGAGAGACTGTGTCTTATAGAACCAATATCCCGTGACACAAAAAGCCAAAAGTACAACAAATAAGCAGCAGTAGAGAAAAAAGCGCGCCTTATCCATGTTTCGGTAAATAAACTCTTACTTTATGTTTCTTGTTGCGCTTGGGAGCCTTACTTTGATCCCATCTATGGACTCACGCATCACAACTTGGCAACCTAACCTTGACGTAGCAGAAAGTCCAAATGCAAGGTCTAGCATGTCATCTTCATCGGCAGAGATAGGAGGCAGCTTGTCAAACCATTGTGATTCAACTATCACGTGACAAGTAGAACACGCAAGAGAACCTTCACATGCACCTTCTAAGTCAATACCGTTTTTATGTGCCACCGTGAGAATGGTTTCTCCTTCGTGAGCAGTGCAATGACGCTCTTTTCCATCTGGTTCAATGAAAGTTATTTTTAGCTCCTTCGACATATCAGGTTTTATTCAGGTCTATTTCCATTTTCTTAAAAAGAAAGTCTAGTCTTCGCTTCAGGAACGGTTCTGCAACTCGTTCTAGTCCCTCAGTTGCTTTTCTAATTTCGATGCTATCACATTTTTGTATGCTTCTTGCTATAAGTTGCATATGTTCATCAATTGTTTCTTTTTCGTTGCTGACGAGTAAGGGTTCGTGCTCGGCTAATGCTTTCCTTAGAACCTGTAAAACACGCTCGGCATGTCTCTGTGCATCTGTTACTGACCTTCTCTTTATGTCTTCTGCGAGGCTAGTTAGGGAATCTTCTACCATCTTCTGCACAGTTTCTCTTTTTAGGCCATAGTGCGGGTTTATTTCAATTGCTTGTGTCTTTCTTGTGAGCAATTCGGTCGCACTTACCTTCAATATACCGTCTTCATCTACGCTAAAGGTAATCTCTATTCTCGCTTTACCCATTGGGAGCGGGGGTAGGTTGTTAAGTGTGAACTCTGCTAAGTACCTATTATCACGAGCGAATTCTCTTTCTCCTTGTAAGACATGTATCTTAAAAGAAGTTTGACCATCAACTGCGTTGGTTAGTACTTGTGACTGTTTGACTGGAACTGGGGTATCTTTCATGATGATTTTTTCCATCGTACCATCAAGAGTCTCTATGCCTAATGAGAGCGGTAGGACGTCTAATAAAAGTACCCTCTTAGGATTCTTACCATTAAGAAAGCTTCCCATCAATGCTGCGCCGCAAGCAACAATTGTCTCTGGATTGACTCCTGTTACGACTTTTTCTTCCCCGAAAAACGTGGAAACTCTGCTTCTTATCATTGGTACCATCGTTGATCCACCAACAAGAAGGAGTCCATCAATATCTCCTACGGAGAGACTGCTTTTTCTGAGAGCGCGTTTCACTATGTTGATTGTTTTCTCTACATCCTTTTCTATTATTTTTTCAAATTCATCCAATGTGATTTCAAAACATAGGTTTTGTCCCCGATAGTCAAGGTAGTTTGTTACCCTATTTTGGTGACTCAACTCCTCCTTGATCTTTATGCAAACCACTAGCAGGGCAGCTTTTTCCTCATCCGTGGGTTCAAGTGCATATTTTTTCAGGAGATGTTCTAACAGTGCCTGATCAAAGTTATCACCACCAAGGTAATCATCACCATCGGTACAGGAAACCTTAAAAATGCCTTTGTGAAATTCCAAAATTGAAACATCAAAAGTTCCACCACCTAAGTCGTAGACGATATATCTGCCTTCTTCTTTTTTCTCGTCAATTCCGTAGAAAAGTGCTGCTGCAGTTGGTTCACTTAACAGACGCACTACATTTAGCCCGGCAATCGTTGCCGCATCCTTAATTGCCGTGCGGGAAGCGTTATCAAAATATGCCGGAACTGTGACCACAGCCATGTTCACACAGTGTCCAAGATATTTTTCAGCTGTTCTTTTTAGAGATGCAAAAATTCTGGACGCATATCCTATTGAGAGAGTGCACATCTCCTGCGGATTGTTTCGTATGCTTCCTGGTATACCTGCTTTTTTTGCGATTATCCTCTTTATCGATAGAATGTGACCCCTACATTTCTTTGCTTCCTTTCCAATAATGATGTCCTTGTCTTTCACACCAATAACAGATGGAAGAAGGACGTCGCCACCCTCTTGAGGAATAACAACGCATTTGCTACCGTCGAATATACAAACAAGAGAATTGGTCGTTCCAAAGTCTATACCTATGATGACTTCACGATCAAGTTTTTGTCTTGGCTCATTGATTGTTATCACTTGCATAGATCCTTTGTTTTAATTTTTCTAAATATTTGAGTCCCATACAATGCGAGCTTGCTGAGTCATAATCTTTGCAATTGAAAGCTTCTTCCATTTGTTGTAGAGCATCGAGGTACATGTTTTCTACTAATGGTAGGACTTCTACAGTTCTGCCATTTTCCACTTTTTCTTCTAGTGCGACGATTTGCATGAGTAGTCCAGGACAGCTTTTGTCGGAGAGGTTAGTGTAACCAGATAATTCTAGTAAGTGTTGTGCTCTATTAACTGGGTCTTTTAAAAGATGATACGCTTTGTTGAGCAATTGAACCTTCTCGTAGATAGC from the Neorickettsia sennetsu str. Miyayama genome contains:
- a CDS encoding Hsp70 family protein; protein product: MQVITINEPRQKLDREVIIGIDFGTTNSLVCIFDGSKCVVIPQEGGDVLLPSVIGVKDKDIIIGKEAKKCRGHILSIKRIIAKKAGIPGSIRNNPQEMCTLSIGYASRIFASLKRTAEKYLGHCVNMAVVTVPAYFDNASRTAIKDAATIAGLNVVRLLSEPTAAALFYGIDEKKEEGRYIVYDLGGGTFDVSILEFHKGIFKVSCTDGDDYLGGDNFDQALLEHLLKKYALEPTDEEKAALLVVCIKIKEELSHQNRVTNYLDYRGQNLCFEITLDEFEKIIEKDVEKTINIVKRALRKSSLSVGDIDGLLLVGGSTMVPMIRSRVSTFFGEEKVVTGVNPETIVACGAALMGSFLNGKNPKRVLLLDVLPLSLGIETLDGTMEKIIMKDTPVPVKQSQVLTNAVDGQTSFKIHVLQGEREFARDNRYLAEFTLNNLPPLPMGKARIEITFSVDEDGILKVSATELLTRKTQAIEINPHYGLKRETVQKMVEDSLTSLAEDIKRRSVTDAQRHAERVLQVLRKALAEHEPLLVSNEKETIDEHMQLIARSIQKCDSIEIRKATEGLERVAEPFLKRRLDFLFKKMEIDLNKT
- the hscB gene encoding Fe-S protein assembly co-chaperone HscB translates to MQKKNYFRVLELEERFTFDPADSLEKSYLALQKELRSTSNSVKEDSAIYEKVQLLNKAYHLLKDPVNRAQHLLELSGYTNLSDKSCPGLLMQIVALEEKVENGRTVEVLPLVENMYLDALQQMEEAFNCKDYDSASSHCMGLKYLEKLKQRIYASDNNQ